In a genomic window of Magnolia sinica isolate HGM2019 chromosome 14, MsV1, whole genome shotgun sequence:
- the LOC131225374 gene encoding plant-specific TFIIB-related protein PTF2-like, whose translation MDPTSSRFCKNCREPSIIVDPISNARVCTSCGCEQSFDNFQTQAPRFADGPQGTFVHIGEFNYKERKRFDARNQIDDISSSLSLSAQRTSEVTTMIEQITDGEYGMGRWFEVLIAACAHVITRKNNLPLSISEIASITGYDVHEIGRMVGRVTEFMDLKLPDFNVVMALDRAIRNCHCFSGIQEEKQDEMAKQGRFILQCCVKWFLTTGRQPLPMVAAVLAFVSEVNVAGPTIDDIAKDIHAGVATSRRRYKELKETLVKVAQALPWGKDVTVKNLVRNAPLILQYMSMKSKEKPLDSKLTMLDLQEVASECMKKEIEYAVDGNTVGKVEDRNGAAGASSDDLEKLKLSEDCLWRTHTDFLNGLDSFKLSGGEVRAECRNKRKRGSGIVGWNEWVVKLDSNKRLSLEQILEKNVGFDALPPSFVAGTEACRRRREKINAAKLRIDEIRKPTTNGSVVEKHRILKKQLQTTKECQNGAERCNIDSEDCIIELLLLHQVKEEEIEQGNYNRLLDLHVFNSSSPHKAFAL comes from the coding sequence atggaccccacctcatCCCGCTTCTGCAAGAACTGCAGGGAGCCGTCCATCATCGTCGACCCAATCTCCAACGCACGTGTCTGCACATCTTGCGGCTGCGAGCAGTCCTTCGACAACTTCCAAACCCAAGCCCCCCGCTTCGCTGATGGCCCTCAAGGCACTTTCGTCCACATCGGCGAATTCAACTACAAAGAGAGGAAACGCTTCGACGCCCGAAACCAGATCGATGACATATCATCATCCCTCAGCCTATCAGCCCAGCGCACCTCTGAGGTAACAACCATGATTGAACAGATCACCGATGGCGAGTATGGCATGGGCCGCTGGTTCGAGGTCCTGATCGCCGCATGCGCCCATGTCATCACTCGCAAGAACAACCTCCCACTCTCCATCTCCGAGATTGCATCCATTACCGGCTATGATGTCCACGAGATTGGACGCATGGTGGGCCGCGTCACTGAATTCATGGACCTCAAGCTGCCTGATTTCAATGTCGTGATGGCTTTGGATCGGGCCATAAGGAATTGCCACTGTTTCTCAGGCATCCAGGAGGAAAAACAGGATGAGATGGCTAAGCAGGGACGGTTCATCCTGCAGTGCTGCGTGAAGTGGTTCTTGACGACAGGCCGGCAGCCACTCCCAATGGTCGCTGCTGTTCTGGCTTTCGTCTCGGAGGTGAATGTGGCAGGGCCCACGATCGATGATATAGCGAAGGACATCCATGCAGGGGTAGCCACGAGTAGGCGGCGGTATAAAGAGTTGAAGGAGACACTCGTAAAAGTCGCACAGGCGTTGCCATGGGGGAAGGACGTCACAGTAAAAAATCTTGTTAGGAATGCACCTTTGATCCTTCAATAtatgtcgatgaaatcgaaggaaAAGCCTTTGGATTCCAAGCTGACCATGCTTGATTTGCAGGAAGTAGCAagtgagtgcatgaaaaaggaaattgaatacGCTGTGGATGGCAATACTGTAGGAAAGGTAGAGGATCGGAATGGGGCGGCGGGTGCAAGCTCTGATGATTTGGAGAAGCTTAAGCTTTCTGAGGATTGCTTGTGGAGGACTCACACAGATTTTCTAAATGGGTTGGATTCTTTTAAATTGTCGGGTGGAGAGGTCAGGGCAGAATGCAGgaataagagaaagagaggaagtgGGATTGTGGGGTGGAATGAGTGGGTGGTAAAATTGGATTCAAATAAAAGGCTTTCACTTGAGCAAATACTTGAGAAAAATGTTGGCTTTGATGCTCTTCCTCCATCTTTTGTGGCTGGTACGGAGGCATGtaggagaaggagagaaaagataaATGCTGCAAAGCTTCGAATCGATGAGATTAGGAAGCCAACAACCAATGGGTCAGTTGTGGAGAAGCATAGAATCCTTAAGAAACAACTGCAAACTACGAAAGAATGTCAAAATGGAGCAGAAAGATGCAATATTGATTCGGAAGATTGTATAATTGAACTCTTACTCCTCCATCAGGTGAAAGAGGAGGAAATAGAGCAAGGAAATTATAATAGGTTGCTCGACCTCCATGTCTTCAACTCCTCGAGCCCCCACAAGGCATTTGCACTTTGA